In one Streptomyces marincola genomic region, the following are encoded:
- a CDS encoding PQQ-dependent sugar dehydrogenase, whose translation MRTVPALATAALAATALLTAPLPAAAHEDRPPEASAPTTPTDEFQKVTLNDAPGEPIDLVVLPDSRVLHTTRDGEVWLNDPRTGLNHLAAELDVYLHDEEGLQSIAVDPGFNGLTNRWVYLYYAPTLDTPVDDPATPDVNEGDAPTTGSPEDFEPFEGVTRLSRFKLNGDTLDLSSEQRILDVEADRGVCCHVGGDIAFDSRGNLYLATGDDTNPFESGGYTPIDERADRNPAYDAQRTSANTDDLRGKVLRIKVGRDGSYTIPRGNLFSPGTPQTRPEIYLMGLRNPFRIEVDRRTNDVYVADYSPDAGRPDPERGPNGHGKWFVATEPGNHGWPYCVTPDMPYIDYDFATGASGEPFDCAAPVNESPHNTGLTELPPVEQPDVWYPGAGSAEFPELGTGGVGPMAGPAYDYSPWTALGRHSVAWPKSYDGIPLFYEWTRNYIKGFPLDRSGELADIVDILPGLELSGVIDMEFGPDGALYILEYGAGYFAENPEAKLARIDWIGRHGNHAPVPVASADVVGGDAPLTVAFSSEGTEDPDGDRLRYAWDFDADGRVDSREANPTHTFEENGVYRASLRVTDQGGWHRGRSASAEVEIVVGNDVPVVSFVSPRDGDEFRFGDVISFEVEVTDDQPVDCNRVTVTYILGHDDHGHPQTSATGCSGTIQTTDPEGHDPHEDNLFGVFDATYTDPGGDGLPPVTGSAQVILTPIVD comes from the coding sequence ATGCGCACCGTCCCTGCCCTCGCCACGGCGGCGCTCGCCGCCACGGCCCTGCTCACCGCCCCCTTGCCCGCGGCGGCTCACGAGGACCGTCCACCGGAGGCGTCCGCCCCGACCACGCCGACCGACGAGTTCCAGAAGGTCACCCTCAACGACGCCCCCGGCGAGCCCATCGATCTCGTCGTGCTGCCGGACTCCCGGGTGCTGCACACCACGCGCGACGGCGAGGTGTGGCTGAACGACCCCCGCACCGGCCTCAACCACCTCGCGGCCGAACTCGACGTGTACCTGCACGACGAGGAGGGGCTACAGAGCATTGCCGTCGACCCCGGCTTCAACGGCCTGACGAACCGGTGGGTCTACCTCTACTACGCGCCCACGCTGGACACCCCCGTGGACGACCCGGCCACCCCTGACGTCAACGAGGGCGACGCCCCGACCACCGGCAGCCCCGAGGACTTCGAGCCGTTCGAGGGCGTGACCAGGCTGTCCCGCTTCAAGCTCAACGGCGACACCCTCGACCTGTCGAGCGAGCAGCGGATCCTCGACGTCGAGGCCGACCGCGGCGTGTGCTGCCACGTCGGCGGTGACATCGCCTTCGACAGCAGGGGCAACCTGTACCTGGCGACCGGGGACGACACCAACCCGTTCGAGTCCGGCGGTTACACGCCCATCGACGAGCGCGCGGACCGCAACCCCGCGTACGACGCGCAGCGCACCTCGGCCAACACCGACGACCTGCGCGGCAAGGTGCTGCGCATCAAGGTCGGCAGGGACGGCTCGTACACCATCCCGCGCGGCAACCTCTTCTCCCCCGGCACCCCGCAGACCCGCCCCGAGATCTACCTGATGGGCCTGCGCAACCCGTTCCGCATCGAGGTCGACCGCAGGACGAACGACGTCTACGTGGCCGACTACTCGCCCGACGCCGGCCGGCCCGACCCGGAGCGCGGGCCGAACGGGCACGGCAAGTGGTTCGTGGCCACGGAACCCGGCAACCACGGCTGGCCCTACTGCGTGACGCCCGACATGCCGTACATCGACTACGACTTCGCGACGGGCGCCTCGGGCGAGCCGTTCGACTGCGCCGCCCCGGTCAACGAGTCGCCGCACAACACCGGCCTGACGGAACTGCCGCCGGTCGAGCAGCCCGACGTGTGGTACCCGGGCGCCGGGTCCGCCGAGTTCCCCGAACTCGGCACCGGTGGGGTGGGCCCCATGGCGGGCCCCGCGTACGACTACAGCCCGTGGACGGCCCTCGGCCGGCACTCCGTGGCCTGGCCCAAGTCCTACGACGGCATCCCGCTGTTCTACGAGTGGACGCGCAACTACATCAAGGGCTTCCCGCTCGACCGGTCGGGCGAGCTGGCGGACATCGTGGACATCCTGCCGGGACTTGAGCTGTCCGGTGTGATCGACATGGAGTTCGGCCCCGACGGCGCGCTGTACATCCTGGAGTACGGCGCGGGCTACTTCGCGGAGAACCCCGAGGCGAAGCTCGCCAGGATCGACTGGATCGGCCGGCACGGCAACCACGCCCCGGTTCCCGTGGCATCCGCCGACGTGGTCGGCGGGGACGCGCCGCTGACGGTGGCCTTCTCAAGCGAGGGCACCGAGGACCCGGACGGCGACCGGCTGCGCTACGCCTGGGACTTCGACGCCGACGGGCGCGTCGACTCCCGCGAGGCGAACCCGACGCACACGTTCGAGGAGAACGGCGTCTACCGGGCCAGTCTCCGCGTGACCGACCAGGGCGGCTGGCACCGCGGCCGTTCGGCGTCCGCCGAGGTGGAGATCGTGGTGGGCAACGACGTGCCCGTCGTCTCCTTCGTCTCGCCGCGGGACGGGGACGAGTTCAGGTTCGGCGACGTCATCAGCTTCGAGGTGGAGGTCACCGACGACCAGCCGGTCGACTGCAACCGCGTCACGGTCACCTACATCCTCGGCCACGACGACCACGGGCACCCGCAGACCTCGGCGACGGGCTGCTCCGGAACCATCCAGACGACGGACCCCGAGGGCCACGATCCGCACGAGGACAACCTGTTCGGCGTGTTCGACGCGACCTACACCGACCCGGGCGGTGACGGCCTGCCGCCCGTCACGGGCAGCGCGCAGGTCATCCTGACCCCGATCGTCGACTGA
- a CDS encoding GNAT family N-acetyltransferase — MTQTRPEALARLTAIRAFLAAFARRRAARTVDVPGGFAELNDDFAHSRADNRLVVDGPVDPRALPGLADEALGHLPHRLITVLHEETGVLGAPGLLAAGYASATHLVMLHTGRVPEGGGAAPVGLDVLRAALVRRWRGFLPDADDETIRQLVERRRLRARGADTVHFVASRTRAGEAASWADLYLDPARGVAQIEDLLTAEEHLGEGHGNAVLAAALRLAADAGCGTRFLLADEDDWPRHWYGRHGFTAIGRVLEFERA, encoded by the coding sequence GTGACACAGACCCGGCCGGAAGCACTCGCTCGGCTCACCGCGATCCGCGCCTTCCTCGCCGCGTTCGCCCGCCGCCGGGCCGCCCGCACGGTCGACGTGCCCGGTGGATTCGCCGAGTTGAACGACGACTTCGCGCACTCAAGGGCGGACAACCGGCTCGTCGTCGACGGACCGGTGGACCCGCGGGCGCTGCCCGGCCTGGCCGATGAGGCCCTGGGCCACCTGCCCCACCGCCTCATCACCGTGCTCCACGAGGAGACCGGCGTGCTCGGCGCGCCGGGGCTGCTCGCCGCCGGCTACGCGTCGGCCACCCACCTGGTGATGCTGCACACCGGCCGCGTGCCCGAGGGCGGCGGTGCGGCACCGGTCGGCCTCGACGTGCTCAGGGCCGCGCTCGTCAGGCGCTGGCGCGGCTTCCTGCCCGACGCGGACGACGAAACGATCAGGCAGCTCGTCGAACGCCGCCGGCTGCGCGCCCGGGGCGCCGACACGGTGCACTTCGTCGCCTCCCGCACCCGCGCGGGCGAGGCCGCCTCGTGGGCCGACCTCTACCTGGACCCGGCCCGCGGCGTCGCCCAGATCGAGGACCTGCTGACGGCCGAGGAGCACTTGGGCGAAGGGCACGGCAACGCGGTGCTCGCCGCCGCCCTGCGGCTGGCCGCGGACGCCGGCTGCGGCACCCGTTTCCTGCTCGCCGACGAGGACGACTGGCCGCGCCACTGGTACGGCCGCCACGGGTTCACCGCCATCGGACGCGTGCTGGAGTTCGAACGGGCCTGA
- a CDS encoding glycoside hydrolase family 5 protein: MVLTHTLGRLRTLALAAGLAAGAAAVLPAGAAGATPAAGPAQSHGALHVCGTTLCGEDGQPVQLRGMSTHGTQWYAQCVTDASLDVLADDWGADVLRVSTYVQEGGYATNPRHFTDLASRVIDQATERGMYVIVDWHMLTPGDPNANTALAERFFTEITRRHGHQDNLIYEIANEPNGVSWQSIKRYAERIIPVVRAGDPDAVVLVGTRGWSSLGVSDGSDESEIVADPVDAENIMYTFHFYAASHGDWYRSTLARAADRLPIFVTEFGTQQYTGDGPNDFASAQQYIDLMAEKNISWTNWNYSDDFRSGAVFEPGTCANGSWADPGSLKDAGEWIRDRIG, translated from the coding sequence ATGGTCCTGACGCACACCCTCGGGCGCCTTCGCACCCTGGCGCTGGCCGCCGGTCTCGCCGCCGGTGCCGCGGCGGTGCTTCCCGCGGGCGCCGCGGGCGCCACCCCGGCGGCCGGCCCGGCGCAGAGCCACGGCGCCCTGCACGTCTGCGGCACCACGCTCTGCGGTGAGGACGGGCAGCCGGTGCAGCTGCGCGGCATGAGCACGCACGGAACCCAGTGGTACGCGCAGTGCGTCACCGACGCCTCCCTCGACGTGCTGGCCGACGACTGGGGCGCCGACGTGCTGCGCGTGTCCACCTACGTGCAGGAGGGCGGTTACGCGACGAACCCGCGGCACTTCACCGATCTGGCCAGCCGTGTCATCGACCAGGCGACGGAGCGCGGCATGTACGTCATCGTCGACTGGCACATGCTCACGCCCGGCGACCCCAACGCCAACACCGCGCTGGCGGAACGCTTCTTCACCGAGATCACCCGGCGCCACGGCCACCAGGACAACCTGATCTACGAGATCGCCAACGAGCCGAACGGCGTGAGCTGGCAGTCCATCAAGAGGTACGCCGAGCGGATCATCCCCGTCGTGCGCGCCGGCGACCCGGACGCGGTCGTGCTCGTCGGCACGCGCGGCTGGTCCTCGCTCGGGGTCTCGGACGGCTCCGACGAGTCGGAGATCGTGGCCGACCCCGTGGACGCGGAGAACATCATGTACACCTTCCACTTCTACGCGGCCTCCCACGGGGACTGGTACCGGTCCACGCTCGCCCGCGCGGCGGACCGGCTGCCGATCTTCGTGACCGAGTTCGGCACGCAGCAGTACACCGGGGACGGCCCGAACGACTTCGCCTCCGCGCAGCAGTACATCGACCTGATGGCCGAGAAGAACATCAGCTGGACGAACTGGAACTACTCGGACGACTTCCGTTCGGGAGCCGTCTTCGAGCCGGGCACGTGCGCCAACGGTTCGTGGGCCGACCCCGGCTCGCTGAAGGACGCGGGAGAATGGATCCGCGACCGGATCGGCTGA
- a CDS encoding cupin domain-containing protein translates to MTPTQTPDVLARVAELLREAPADQDGALWRLDREGRQLDANLVRLAPHAAIGAHVERDLDVLLFVVGGAGRLDTDGGPLDLRPGTVTWLPRGARRSLSAGPAGLVHLTVHRRRPALTVRSPAAEPEGGESACLLHRLCPECARPAAERDARYCARCGTALTGDAPA, encoded by the coding sequence GTGACGCCGACGCAGACGCCCGATGTGCTGGCCCGCGTGGCCGAGTTGCTGCGCGAGGCGCCCGCGGACCAGGACGGTGCGCTGTGGCGGCTCGACCGCGAGGGGCGGCAGCTCGACGCGAACCTGGTGCGCCTGGCGCCCCACGCCGCCATCGGCGCGCACGTCGAACGGGACCTCGACGTGCTGCTGTTCGTGGTCGGGGGCGCCGGGCGCCTCGACACCGACGGCGGCCCGCTCGACCTGCGGCCCGGCACCGTCACCTGGCTGCCGCGCGGCGCCCGCCGCTCGCTGTCCGCCGGGCCCGCAGGACTCGTGCACCTCACCGTGCACCGGCGCCGCCCCGCGCTGACGGTCCGGAGCCCGGCCGCGGAACCCGAGGGCGGTGAGAGCGCCTGCCTGCTGCACCGGTTGTGCCCGGAGTGCGCGCGGCCCGCCGCCGAGCGGGACGCCCGCTACTGCGCCCGCTGCGGCACCGCCCTGACCGGCGACGCCCCGGCCTGA
- a CDS encoding VanZ family protein, whose product MARVTLFRAGRRARAAAGDDRAPRESAPGHRGAGEAGSAPGAGRERGVPRPPALQRDTRRATLARALVLAAALVCMVAFAVALARVTLVPSPGSTGLVHTNLRPGHSIRTYLDQPERFDTLRQIGGNVLLGVLLPMLFPRVRGLLRVMAFTALLMVMVEVAQGSIVEGRAFDIDDVILNVTGALLGYLAVGRRLGRALHPRRRHWWHRWTGGRAARPARRRADA is encoded by the coding sequence ATGGCGAGAGTCACACTGTTCCGGGCGGGGCGGCGCGCGCGGGCCGCCGCAGGGGACGACCGCGCGCCGCGGGAGTCGGCCCCAGGCCACCGGGGCGCAGGGGAGGCAGGCAGCGCGCCGGGAGCCGGGCGGGAGCGAGGCGTTCCCCGGCCCCCGGCGCTGCAACGGGACACCAGGCGGGCCACGCTCGCCAGGGCCCTCGTGCTCGCCGCGGCGCTGGTGTGCATGGTGGCCTTCGCGGTGGCGCTGGCCCGGGTGACCCTCGTGCCCTCGCCCGGCTCGACCGGTCTCGTGCACACCAATCTCCGGCCGGGCCACTCGATCCGGACGTACCTGGACCAGCCGGAACGCTTCGACACGCTCCGGCAGATCGGCGGCAACGTGCTGCTCGGCGTCCTGCTCCCCATGCTCTTCCCGCGCGTGCGCGGCCTGCTGCGGGTCATGGCGTTCACCGCGCTGCTGATGGTGATGGTGGAGGTCGCCCAGGGGTCGATCGTGGAGGGGCGGGCGTTCGACATCGACGACGTGATCCTCAACGTGACCGGTGCCCTCCTCGGCTACCTCGCGGTGGGGCGGCGGCTCGGCCGGGCGCTGCACCCCAGGCGCCGCCACTGGTGGCACCGGTGGACCGGCGGCCGGGCCGCTCGCCCGGCACGGCGGCGGGCCGACGCGTGA